From Glycine max cultivar Williams 82 chromosome 11, Glycine_max_v4.0, whole genome shotgun sequence, the proteins below share one genomic window:
- the LOC100808415 gene encoding uncharacterized protein: MIGNLTSAGMDIQEESPMFGSLKAMTTRNMSSSSSAFFSANQSPFFSPRSPSSCQLSESARLDVPSNRIHLGLAPSSTTSEIPEPNSLVNVRCTLSDVSASPAGCNSVDLQKLDRISSSVGISSSSISSYSNRHEDGYSGQKEKRIKKDRNHRTSSTPGSTSFSSYRLRSCDVFIGLHGCKPPLLRFAKWLCAELETQGISCFVSDRARSRSSRKLGIAERAMDAASFGIVIITRKSFKNQYTIEELQFFCSKKNLIPIYFDLSPADCLVRDIIEKRGELWEKHGGELWLSYDGLEQEWKDAVHGLSRLDECKLEAQDGNWRDCILRAVTLLAMRLGRRSVAERLTKWREKVEKEEFPLARNENFIGRKKELSQLEFILFGDVTGDAEQDYIELKARPRRKSVRIGWGKSNVIDERWRERHMGNGSRKDKEPIVWKESEKEIELQGIEFSNRHNHLRLKRGMYSKRKRGMKILYGKGIACVSGDSGIGKTELILEFAYRFHQRYKMVLWIGGGSRYIRQNYLNIRSLLEVDVGVENGLEKTQIRGFEEQEVAAISRVRKELMRNIPYLVVIDNLESEKDWWDHKLVMDLLPRFGGETHVIISTCLPRIMNLEPLKLSYLSGVEAMSLMLGSGKDYPVAEVDALRIIEEKVGRLTLGLAIISAILSELPITPSRLLDTINRMPLKEMSWSGKEAHSFRKNTFLLQLFDVCFSIFDHADGPRSLATRMVLVSGWFAPGAIPVSLLSLAAQKVPERCQGKCFWKKVKQLLTCGFTSSYAKKSELEASSLLLRFNIARSSTKQGYIHINDLIKLYAQRRDDTGAAQAMIQAIINHGPISQNLEHLWAACFLLFGFGHDPVVVEVKVSELLYLVKRVVLPLAIHTFITYSRCTAALELLRLCTNALEAADQAFVTPVDKWLDKSLCWRSIQTNAQLNPCLWQELALCRATVLETRAKLMLRGAQFDIGDDLIRKAVFIRASICGEDHPDTISARETLSKLTRLNANVQIHTST, encoded by the coding sequence ATGATTGGGAATCTTACCAGTGCAGGCATGGATATTCAGGAAGAGAGCCCCATGTTTGGGTCCTTGAAAGCCATGACTACAAGGAATatgtcatcatcatcttctgcTTTCTTTTCCGCGAACCAGTCACCCTTCTTCTCTCCAAGATCACCATCATCATGTCAATTATCAGAGTCAGCCAGGCTTGATGTTCCAAGTAACAGAATTCATTTAGGTTTGGCTCCCTCAAGCACCACTTCAGAGATTCCAGAACCAAATTCACTTGTAAATGTTAGATGTACTTTGTCAGATGTATCTGCATCTCCAGCTGGATGTAATTCAGTTGATTTGCAGAAACTTGATCGTATATCTTCCTCAGTTGGCATCTCAAGTAGCAGCATATCTAGTTACTCCAATCGCCATGAGGATGGTTATTCTGGACAGAAAGAAAAGCGAATTAAAAAAGACAGAAACCATAGAACATCCTCCACTCCAGGTTCCacatcattttcttcttataGGCTGAGGAGTTGTGATGTTTTCATAGGATTGCACGGCTGCAAACCTCCTTTACTACGATTTGCTAAGTGGCTGTGTGCTGAGTTAGAGACTCAAGGCATCAGTTGCTTTGTTTCAGACAGGGCTCGAAGTAGGAGCTCTCGCAAACTTGGCATTGCAGAGAGAGCAATGGATGCTGCTTCTTTTGGGATAGTAATTATAACAAGGAAGTCTTTCAAGAACCAATACACCATTGAGGAGCTCCAGTTTTTCTGTAGCAAGAAGAATTTGATCCCAATCTACTTTGATTTGAGTCCAGCTGATTGTCTTGTAAGGGATATAATTGAAAAGAGGGGTGAGCTGTGGGAAAAACATGGAGGGGAACTTTGGCTGTCGTATGATGGGTTGGAACAAGAGTGGAAAGATGCTGTGCATGGCCTCTCTCGGCTTGATGAGTGCAAATTGGAAGCTCAGGATGGCAACTGGAGAGATTGCATACTGAGGGCTGTCACATTATTAGCAATGAGATTAGGAAGGAGAAGTGTTGCAGAACGTTTGACAAAATGGAGAGAAAAGGTAGAAAAAGAGGAGTTTCCTTTAGCTAGAAATGAGAATTTCATTGGCAGGAAGAAAGAGCTTTCACAGTTGGAATTTATACTTTTTGGTGATGTCACAGGAGATGCAGAACAAGATTATATTGAACTTAAGGCCAGACCCAGGAGAAAGAGTGTGAGAATTGGTTGGGGAAAGAGTAATGTGATAGATGAGAGATGGAGGGAAAGACATATGGGAAATGGCAGCAGGAAGGACAAAGAACCAATTGTATGGAAGGAATCAGAGAAGGAGATTGAACTGCAAGGTATTGAGTTTTCTAATAGGCACAACCATCTAAGGCTCAAGCGGGGAATGTATAGTAAGAGGAAAAGGGGAATGAAGATTTTGTATGGGAAAGGAATTGCTTGTGTTTCTGGGGATTCAGGAATTGGAAAAACAGAACTTATTCTTGAATTTGCTTACAGATTTCATCAGAGATACAAGATGGTTTTATGGATAGGAGGAGGGAGCAGATACATAAGGCAAAACTATCTCAATATCAGATCTCTTTTAGAAGTTGATGTGGGAGTTGAGAATGGTTTGGAGAAAACACAGATAAGAGGCTTCGAAGAGCAGGAAGTAGCAGCAATTTCTAGAGTTCGCAAGGAACTGATGAGAAACATACCGTATCTTGTGGTCATTGATAACTTGGAAAGTGAAAAAGATTGGTGGGATCACAAACTTGTTATGGATCTTCTCCCTCGTTTTGGGGGAGAGACACATGTAATTATATCAACATGCCTTCCTCGCATCATGAACTTGGAGCCTTTGAAACTTTCATACTTATCTGGAGTTGAAGCAATGTCTTTAATGCTAGGTAGTGGCAAGGACTATCCAGTTGCCGAGGTTGATGCCCTGAGAATTATTGAGGAGAAAGTTGGAAGGTTAACTCTTGGCCTTGCCATTATCAGTGCAATTTTGTCTGAACTACCCATAACACCAAGCAGGCTCCTAGATACCATAAATAGAATGCCTTTGAAGGAGATGTCATGGAGTGGTAAAGAAGCTCACTCGTTCAGGAAGAATACTTTCCTTCTGCAACtttttgatgtttgtttctCCATATTTGATCATGCAGATGGTCCAAGAAGCTTGGCCACCAGAATGGTGCTGGTAAGTGGATGGTTTGCACCTGGTGCTATTCCTGTTTCCCTATTGTCACTTGCTGCTCAAAAGGTACCGGAAAGATGTCAGGGAAAATGTTTTTGGAAAAAAGTAAAGCAATTATTAACATGTGGATTCACATCCTCGTATGCCAAAAAATCAGAATTAGAAGCATCTTCTTTGCTGCTGAGATTTAATATTGCAAGAAGTAGTACTAAGCAAGGCTATATCCATATCAATGATCTCATCAAACTGTATGCTCAGAGAAGAGACGATACTGGAGCTGCACAAGCAATGATTCAAGCTATCATCAATCACGGGCCAATATCACAAAATCTGGAGCATTTATGGGCTGCTTGTTTTCTGTTATTTGGATTTGGTCATGATCCTGTGGTTGTTGAGGTCAAGGTGTCTGAGCTTTTATATCTTGTCAAAAGAGTAGTTCTGCCTCTTGCAATTCATACATTCATTACTTATTCTCGATGCACCGCCGCTCTTGAGCTTCTGCGTCTGTGCACCAATGCATTGGAAGCTGCAGACCAAGCATTTGTTACCCCGGTTGACAAGTGGTTGGACAAATCACTTTGCTGGAGATCCATCCAGACTAATGCTCAGTTGAATCCTTGTCTTTGGCAAGAGTTAGCATTGTGTAGAGCCACTGTTCTCGAGACTAGGGCCAAGCTAATGCTAAGAGGTGCTCAATTTGACATAGGGGATGACCTGATCAGGAAGGCTGTTTTTATTAGGGCTTCAATTTGTGGTGAAGATCATCCAGATACCATATCTGCTCGTGAAACACTGAGCAAACTTACCAGGCTTAATGCAAATGTCCAAATTCACACTTCAACTTAG